One Pyrus communis chromosome 13, drPyrComm1.1, whole genome shotgun sequence genomic window carries:
- the LOC137712095 gene encoding transcription factor MYB35-like, with amino-acid sequence MVRPACCDKLHVKRGTLCTAEEDAKILAHVSKHGPSNWTSVPKKTGVTRCGRSCKLRWTNHLKSNLKHESFTPHEEELIVRLHATIGSRWPTIAQHLPGRTDNDVKNYWNTKLKKKLSEMGIDHVTHKPFSQILADYGNIGGLPKVGMRIGIGSLNKDLRNLMLMKPAEPYSLPAQGFSNINSHLMPITMIPTKAEPILDSFLGHTQPGSQPPDLLTQLQAIKLVTEAFKSTESQSSAPNFYSHEGTLSSSSSTSSATQEQATLQAFSWSDFLLEDAFMPIGDAQEHENKAEYSSKDQAQVAIQQSQIDVDYAISTNEVEATSAACDGSFVEAMVARENEMFLEFPELMEEPFYY; translated from the exons ATGGTGAGACCTGCTTGTTGTGACAAGCTGCATGTGAAAAGGGGCACTCTTTGTACTGCGGAGGAAGATGCAAAGATACTTGCGCATGTGTCGAAGCATGGCCCCAGTAACTGGACTTCTGTTCCCAAAAAAACAG GAGTTACAAGATGTGGAAGGAGCTGCAAACTTAGGTGGACTAATCACCTCAAGTCTAATCTGAAGCATGAATCCTTCACGCCCCATGAGGAGGAATTGATTGTCAGGCTTCATGCCACAATAGGTAGCAG ATGGCCAACAATAGCTCAACACCTTCCTGGGAGAACAGACAATGATGTAAAGAACTACTGGAACACTAAGCTGAAGAAGAAGCTCTCAGAAATGGGAATTGATCATGTTACTCATAAGCCCTTCTCTCAAATCTTAGCGGATTATGGAAACATCGGTGGCCTCCCGAAAGTTGGAATGAGAATCGGGATAGGTTCTCTCAACAAGGACTTGAGGAACTTGATGCTGATGAAGCCAGCAGAGCCATACTCATTGCCAGCACAAGGGTTTTCCAACATCAACAGCCATTTGATGCCAATTACAATGATACCAACCAAAGCGGAGCCAATTCTAGACAGTTTCTTGGGCCACACTCAACCTGGCAGCCAACCCCCGGATCTTCTCACACAGCTGCAGGCCATAAAATTGGTGACAGAAGCCTTCAAATCCACCGAATCCCAATCTTCTGCACCAAATTTTTACAGTCACGAAGGAACATTGTCATCATCGTCTTCTACTTCATCTGCAACACAAGAGCAGGCAACCCTGCAGGCGTTTAGCTGGAGCGATTTTCTCCTTGAAGACGCGTTTATGCCAATTGGTGACGCCCAAGAACACGAAAACAAGGCTGAGTATTCATCGAAGGACCAAGCACAAGTAGCAATACAACAAAGCCAAATCGACGTGGATTATGCAATCTCAACAAACGAAGTTGAAGCTACATCGGCGGCATGTGACGGTTCGTTTGTGGAAGCCATGGTAGCTAGAgagaatgagatgttcttggaGTTTCCTGAACTCATGGAAGAACCATTCTACTACTGA
- the LOC137712981 gene encoding hydroxyproline O-galactosyltransferase GALT6-like: MRRAKLDRLGTFFSVNRKRSIQILIAIGLLYLLLVTVEIPFVFKTGFSTISPDSLSRPNRLHSKEDVEEKDAPSRPLEQVSHNSYQPTQSRRPREPNFVSGLVFDPKTFDSELYKPAKVAWEVGRKFWGEVESGKVQIDAGKVENRSEACKHSISVSGSEFSAQGRVIVLPCGLTLGSHVTLVGRPRAAHEEFQPKIALLRDGESAMVSQFKVELLGLKTVEGEEPPRLLHFNPRLMGDWSGRPVIELNTCYRMQWGSALRCEGWKSKADEETVDGQVKCEKWIRDDDNHSAETKATWWLSRLVGRTKRVPVDWPYPFAEEKLFVLTLSAGLEGYHVNVDGRHIASFPYHNGFSLEDATGLSLSGDVDLHSVFAASLPSSHPSFAPQKHLEMSTRWRAPPLSGSGVELFIGILSAGNHFAERMAVRKSWMQHNLIRSSKVVARFFVALHAKKEVNVELKKEAEFFGDIVIVPYMDNYDLVVLKTVAICEYGVRTMAAKYIMKCDDDTFVRVGAVIREAHKVPEGRSLYVGNINYYHKPLRYGKWAVTYEEWPEEDYPPYANGPGYILSSDIAKFIVSEFEGRQLRLFKMEDVSMGMWVEKFNSSKPVEYRHSLKFCQFGCIEDYYTAHYQSPRQMMCMWGKLKQLGRPQCCSMR; the protein is encoded by the exons ATGAGGAGGGCCAAATTGGATAGATTGGGCACCTTCTTCTCTGTCAATAGGAAAAGATCGATTCAGATTCTGATCGCTATCGGACTTCTGTATCTACTTTTAGTTACGGTTGAAATCCCCTTCGTGTTCAAAACTGGGTTCAGTACAATCTCGCCGGACTCGTTGTCTCGACCCAACAGGCTCCATAGCAAGGAAGACGTGGAGGAAAAGGACGCCCCAAGTCGCCCTCTTGAGCAAGTTTCGCATAACTCGTACCAGCCGACTCAGAGTCGGCGACCCAGGGAGCCCAATTTTGTTTCGGGTTTAGTTTTCGACCCGAAAACTTTTGATTCGGAGCTTTACAAGCCAGCGAAGGTTGCCTGGGAAGTGGGAAGGAAGTTCTGGGGAGAGGTGGAATCTGGAAAGGTGCAGATAGATGCTGGAAAGGTGGAGAACCGATCCGAGGCATGCAAGCATTCGATTTCGGTATCTGGGTCGGAGTTTTCGGCACAGGGGAGGGTGATAGTGCTGCCGTGTGGGCTGACATTGGGTTCGCACGTAACGCTTGTGGGGAGGCCGAGGGCGGCGCACGAGGAGTTTCAGCCCAAGATTGCCCTGCTGAGGGACGGTGAGTCGGCGATGGTTTCACAGTTTAAGGTGGAGTTGCTGGGGTTGAAGACTGTGGAGGGTGAGGAGCCACCGAGACTTTTGCATTTCAATCCAAGGTTGATGGGGGATTGGAGTGGAAGGCCTGTGATTGAACTCAACACTTGTTACAGGATGCAGTGGGGCTCGGCGCTTCGATGCGAGGGCTGGAAATCTAAGGCTGATGAAGAAACTG TTGATGGTCAGGTGAAGTGCGAGAAATGGATTCGTGATGACGACAATCACTCAGCGGAGACCAAGGCAACATGGTGGTTGAGCCGGTTAGTAGGCAGAACTAAAAGGGTACCTGTTGACTGGCCATACCCGTTTGCAGAGGAGaaattgtttgttttaactcttAGTGCTGGCTTGGAGGGTTATCATGTTAATGTTGATGGGAGGCATATCGCTTCTTTTCCTTATCATAAT GGATTTTCTCTTGAGGACGCCACTGGGCTGTCTCTGAGTGGGGATGTTGATCTGCACTCGGTATTTGCCGCTTCTTTGCCCTCATCCCATCCTAGTTTTGCTCCACAGAAGCATCTTGAGATGTCAACCAGATGGCGGGCCCCGCCTCTTTCTGGTAGCGGTGTTGAACTCTTCATTGGTATCCTTTCTGCAGGCAACCATTTTGCCGAGAGGATGGCGGTAAGGAAGTCTTGGATGCAGCACAATCTTATCAGATCATCAAAAGTGGTCGCTCGTTTCTTTGTAGCATTG CATGCTAAAAAGGAAGTGAATGTTGAGCTAAAGAAAGAAGCGGAGTTTTTTGGCGATATTGTTATAGTGCCGTACATGGATAACTACGACTTGGTCGTCTTGAAAACTGTTGCTATCTGCGAGTATGGG GTTCGTACCATGGCCGCTAAGTACATTATGAAGTGCGATGATGACACTTTTGTTAGAGTAGGTGCCGTTATCAGAGAGGCACATAAAGTACCAGAGGGAAGGAGCTTGTATGTGGGGAACATAAATTACTACCATAAGCCTCTGCGCTATGGTAAATGGGCTGTCACATATGAG GAGTGGCCAGAAGAAGACTATCCACCTTACGCAAATGGACCAGGTTACATCTTGTCATCTGACATTGCAAAGTTCATTGTATCCGAGTTCGAAGGGCGTCAATTAAGG TTGTTTAAGATGGAAGATGTGAGCATGGGAATGTGGGTTGAGAAATTCAACAGCTCAAAACCAGTCGAGTACAGGCACAGCTTGAAGTTCTGCCAATTCGGGTGCATCGAAGATTATTACACCGCCCATTACCAGTCTCCGAGACAGATGATGTGCATGTGGGGCAAATTGAAACAACTCGGACGACCGCAGTGCTGCAGCATGAGATAG
- the LOC137713742 gene encoding uncharacterized protein yields the protein MVAISLYRGNLHRVPDVPRRWLMPTPKISLKDFKSLLTRRSVALSRLRSALPDAASSNPDTDFVRDQLNEAPKAGNLSHPTIKFEAPENVDADCEAGPSGEKKDGKQSDGADSAVKSGGAFDSLPALKPDLIEKESDVADVGASSLAVNADKLDEVANPNSERCNKDEEELSDNQKRKREVEEKLQVLDQKKHNLVQVLKQILNAEEEIKRRNSMQGVVVRPSVSLQVDVTNDSGSMTRHAAARLGSEANLEMEGVEGDELSNHNIQSRHMFRMNSTSPSSESPLRRPAHIQHNVVPHPSRASLGATGTSPSRFAPIGQLGHPANLPTLSVSGTNYMASSPSPATSGGTSAFRDARLPSPWN from the exons ATGGTGGCGATTTCGTTGTACAGAGGAAACCTCCACAGAGTTCCCGACGTACCGCGTCGGTGGCTTATGCCAACCCCTAAAATTTCCCTCAAGGACTTCAAATCCCTTTTAACCCGCCGCTCTGTAGCTCTCTCCCGCCTCCGCTCCGCCCTCCCCGACGCCGCCTCCTCTAACCCTGACACTGATTTTGTCCGCGACCAGCTCAACGAAGCTCCAAAGGCGGGAAATTTGTCTCACCCCACGATTAAATTTGAAGCGCCGGAGAATGTTGATGCTGATTGCGAAGCTGGGCCGTCCGGGGAGAAGAAGGATGGGAAGCAATCGGACGGTGCTGATTCTGCGGTGAAATCCGGCGGTGCGTTCGATTCGCTGCCTGCTCTTAAGCCCGATTTGATCGAGAAAGAGTCGGATGTTGCGGATGTTGGTGCGAGTTCACTGGCTGTGAATGCTGATAAATTGGATGAAGTGGCAAACCCTAATTCTGAG AGATGCAACAAAGATGAGGAGGAGTTAAGTGACAATCAAAAGAGGAAAAGAGAAGTTGAGGAGAAGCTGCAGGTTTTGGATCAAAAGAAACATAATCTAGTTCAAGTGTTGAAGCAG ATCTTAAATGCAGAGGAGGAGATAAAGAGACGAAATTCCATGCAAGGAGTGGTGGTTCGCCCGTCTGTATCACTTCAAGTGGATGTAACAAATGACTCCGGTTCAATGACTAGGCACGCTGCTGCTAGGTTGGGCTCGGAGGCAAACCTTGAGATGGAAGGGGTTGAGGGCGATGAGCTTTCAAATCATAACATTCAATCTCGCCATATGTTCCGGATGAACAGCACATCCCCATCTTCAGAGTCTCCTCTCAGAAGGCCAGCTCATATTCAGCACAATGTG GTTCCACACCCCTCTCGAGCAAGTTTAGGGGCAACCGGTACTAGTCCATCACGCTTTGCTCCCATAGGGCAACTGGGGCATCCTGCAAATCTACCCACGTTATCCGTATCAGGAACAAATTACATGGCATCCTCTCCATCCCCTGCAACATCTGGCGGCACTTCTGCTTTCAGAGACGCTCGATTGCCAAGTCCATGGAATTAG
- the LOC137713839 gene encoding uncharacterized protein, translated as MSNRATHRRMLAATEPKHSKPSTYLDPASLPAKPSSTSNPTSRVIASQRPRTSQSLVDTRLHSKSMSASMDSSKSSLKSNPQLKSFDPRIEKQSKKTKESEKSRKPNKDVVVVVKKKEAQKGLVDFEKEKELDSGRRLSVSFAASGGGGRRRSLSEPQVQLADVLASNGVRVVSADMPPFMQIHAVECARKTHDSLEKFTSKTLALTLKKEFDGVYGPAWHCIVGTSFGSFVTHSVSGFLYFSMDQKLYILLFKTTVQRAD; from the exons ATGTCCAACCGCGCCACCCACCGGCGCATGCTAGCAGCGACAGAGCCAAAACACTCCAAGCCCTCCACTTACCTAGATCCTGCTTCCCTGCCCGCTAAACCCTCTTCCACCTCCAACCCCACCTCAAGAGTCATCGCAAGTCAACGACCCCGCACTTCTCAGAGCCTCGTTGACACTCGTTTGCACTCCAAATCGATGTCGGCGTCCATGGATTCCTCCAAGTCTTCCCTCAAATCGAATCCTCAGCTCAAATCATTCGACCCCAGAATCGAAAAACAGAGCAAGAAAACAAAGGAATCAGAAAAATCTAGAAAACCCAATAAGGATGTCGTCGTCGTGGTGAAGAAGAAGGAAGCTCAAAAGGGCTTGGTGGATTTTGAGAAAGAGAAGGAGTTGGATAGCGGGAGAAGGCTGTCGGTTTCGTTCGCCGCAAGCGGCGGCGGAGGAAGGAGGAGATCCCTGTCTGAGCCGCAGGTGCAGTTGGCGGATGTGTTAGCAAGTAATGGGGTGAGAGTTGTTTCAGCTGATATGCCGCCGTTTATGCAGATCCATGCTGTGGAGTGTGCAAGAAAAACACATGATAGCCTGGAAAAGTTCACCTCCAAGACTCTTGCTTTGACTCTCAAGAAG GAATTTGATGGGGTATATGGGCCAGCATGGCACTGCATTGTAGGAACAAGTTTTGGGTCTTTTGTGACACACTCTGTAAGTGGGTTTCTGTATTTCTCAATGGATCAAAAGTTGTACATCCTCTTGTTTAAGACCACTGTACAAAGAGCGGActga